The Rosa rugosa chromosome 3, drRosRugo1.1, whole genome shotgun sequence sequence ACCTCCTGTTCCTTCTGGACCATACATCATCAAGCTTTTCGGAATGTTGTTAACATGCTGCAGACTACTGGCTGTGTTAATTCCATCACCTGGTGTGTGAGTTGATGCTGGAGAACCAGGGGAACGGCCAACAGTGTTTCCCGTGTTGTTGCTGTTGGCAGGTCCAGAAGAAGAGTGTTGTTTCCTTTTTCTGTTATTctgcagaaagaaaaaagaaaaataacagcAATAGACTAGGATCAGCTAAATTAAATAATGTAAAACAAATGTCCTTATTGAAAAGGTATTCTTAGGAGCAGAAATTATCATCATCTCTATGGATTTGGTTCTGTCAAACAGCTCACATTAAGTAAGCTCAGAGATATAGCAATTACTGTCCTTGTCCAACCTCGTATCCCTAAGaagagctaaaaaaaaaaaaacacacacacacaaagatAACAACACACAACCTGTTGTAATGGCTGCTGCTGCAATTGGTCATGTTGTTGGGAGTGGGAGGAAGACTGTTGCATCTGAGGCATTTTTATCTGTTGAACACCAAAACCAAGCGAAAAAGTTAAGACATTTTAAAACCACTAAATACCAACAAAcaaactccaacaatacatgaAACAAAAACTGACAACATCAGTGAAAAAATATGAAAGGGCATAGAAGACAAGATTTCAGAAAATGGAGCAGGAGCTCTGGTGATAATATAGTTAACAGAATTCTAAATTATAGAAACCCAATATTCAAAACAGGTCTTCTATGTTCTTTCCATATATTGGGGTTGtggaaacaaaggaaagaaagaGTGTTCAGTATACAAGCACTAATTTTAAGCCCTTTGGAATACAGTGCATGTCGATGTACAATAATTGAAAGTTTTACTCATTTTAGGACCAATACATCACATTGCAAAACCATACAGGTATCAGACTAGCATAATTACGTAAaaaggtgaaaaatttcaactGTCTGTGCATCCATATGCGTGCTACTTATTTTAATCTTGAAAAGATTAGTCTCCAACATTCAAAAGGTTACCTTTGGTGAACTTGACTGCATTGCAGATGGACCATCTTTTGCATTCATGCCACTCCTAGGCAAACCAGAAAACCTACGAGGATCCAGATCTCCGTAGCTTGTTGAATTTCCAAGGTTGTTTTGTGCATGAGCCTGGGCTTGTGCCAAGACTTGCTGTTGTTGAGGTGGTAAAAGGAATTGACTTTGGGTCTGAAAATTTGACTTCTGTACTTGTACACCCAAGTTTGGTCGTAATTGGTCGATTCCCTGTGTGATGTGGTAGTTTTAATAAGAGGTGAATAAACTTACACTAGATATAAGAAGCTTCAGGAAGAATGAGACGTATATAACTTACAGTAAGAGGCCAACCCTTCAAAGGAAGACCTGTGACACCTTGATTCAATCCTGAAAGGAAAACAGAAGCATTCATATGTAAAATATCTTAGAATAACCATTATTCCCAACATGAGTGAGGTTGTTTCTCAAAAGATAGGATCAATTATTGTTACCTGCACCACCCAATCCAGATTTTGACTGTAAAATTGCTTGTCCATAAATCGATGAAGGATCCATAGGCAAACTTCTCTGAGCTGTACCTAAGTTAACTTCACTTTTGATGTCCTACAATCTCCACAAGTCCACGTATTATACTACTTAGCATGCTAGAGAGAGAAGAAACTAAATCTAATAGATTTAGATAATGAAAATACATGTAGCATAAAGGTTATAGTCTGAGTACTTACAGTGGTCAAAGGATTGCGTGCTTGCATTTGCTGCAAAGCAGCAGACATGTTTCCGGAATTGCTTTGTGTCAACTGGCTGAATGAGAACCAAATAGACAAATGAGACATTCTGGCcagagaaaagaaatgaagaagaaaaaatgaagcTCAAGTAATGATGAAGAATAAAGAGATGTACCCTTGTGCATTTGTAGCTGATTTGAGAAGGGCAATCCTATTGGCATCAGTAAGACCTGGGGATGCTTCAGCATCCATTGAGTGAGGATGTTTCATGCGTTCTTCATACATTTTCATGGCTAGCACACTGGCTGAAGGTTGCCCCATTACCCCTTCAGGGTTTATAGCATTTAAAGCATTTGGATCTCTACGCTGTAACTGAGCATTACGCTGCTGCAATATCTGCATCTGCTGCATTTGCAACTGTTGTTGCTCCCTCGTCTTAATTTGCTGTGCCTTGTAGTGAAACAAATTCAGAGAGAAAGATAAGCACCCGTCTTTTATTTCGGAAGAAAATATTGCTGAGAAAGAAATCTAAATATAACATAATGAGCAAAATCTAAATATAACATAATGAGCAAACCTCAATGTAAGATGCAGCAGCCTCTGAGTGCTTCTCATTTGTCCTTGCTATGAATATGTCCCAGAAAACAGACCACCATTCAAAGAGGAATCCTCCTGGTGCATCAATTGCTGCATATCCAAATCTAAAACATGTTTACTCTCGAGAAATTCACTTAACACATACCATGACGTCATTTAAAACAACGTTATGCAAACACATACCATGTAGAGTTTTGTCAATATGACAACAAAAGGAGAACAACTCAAAAGTGATAATCAGTTACACTAATTATTactaataaattaagaaattcTCAAAAGCTGACAGCATTACCTACTGGATCTGTAGCAACCTTCCCTTCAGTCATAAATGTATTTGCAGAAGCGGTCAATTTccttttcaacaaataatcatGAATATAAACATCAAGCctgtagcaaaaaaaaaaaaacaagtcaaaGAAGGTAAATATCAAACTGATAATCGATCCAGAgcacaaaaaggaaaagaacaacACCCAACAACAAATTAAGAAATCACATGCAGACCAAACATTGAATATAGAAGCACAGGTAATCCAAAACTTACATCTTATCAGCTTCCCAATTACTCTGCGCCATGTCCCTCCTTTTCACTTGGTGCAATCACTGTTTTGATCTGCAATTATGTATCGTCAGATCCCCTCATCCACAGATATTCAACTAGAACAGCTACAAAATCACTCCTTATCACCAAAACCATCAAAATTCATAAATTTTAACAATCATTGCCTCCAAATTATCATCATGAACTACACTGAAATTCTTCAAGCAGCTAAAAATCACATAATGCACAACTTGTAAAACATTTCTCCCTTTCATCATCACAATCGAGTTCCTCACTAACCAAACAGagtcaaaatcaaaacaaaatcgCAAAATTCCAACACTTGTCATCGCAATTCAGCTCAAACCTTACCAGTGAAACGGATCAACGCCTCTACAGTGCCGTCCGGCGCGATCTCCACCTCATAAACCCTAGCGCCAAAACTGCATCAACCAAAACAAACACCGAAAAATTCAGCAGAGCTCAGCTGAAGAAacatctccaaaaaaaaaaaaaatggaaattgcAGAGTGGAAATGATCCGAGACCTTACTTGCTCAATTcacctgagagagagagagagagagaggagcgtGGAGAATTTTGGCTGCAATGGCTTTTGGAGCGGAGAGAAATAATGGAGTGGTGTTGAGTGTAACTGAAGTAgagactagagagagagagagagagagagaggagctggAGAGGTTTTGAACAGTGAAAGAGAAAAAAGTGGAGTAGGAATCGCAAAGGAAGATATTATTGAGAGGGGTTGATGAGGACGTTTGGAGCCGCCGAAGCTGAGGTTCGGGTGTCATGTTTGTGTGAGTCCGTTATTTGGGGGATGCCGTTTGGGCTGTATGGTCCATCCATGTCTAAACACTCTTTAGTTGGTGAACATGTGTGTGGGGGGTTCCAGTTCGGACTCAGACTTGGTCCGATTGATTTCTGATATACAGCGACGCcgctagattttttttttttaaaactcaGCGGAGGCGTAAGTTGCATTCTTTTCTTATTATGCATGTATGTATGAGATGCACGTATGGTAAAAGTTACACTGAATAAAAAAAGAtgagataaaagaaaagaaatgatcGAATTAAGACTTGAAAGTAGGGTACTATCGAGTAGTCAATTAAATGCTCACACGAAGAGTTTTAACTTGGAATTTTTGCATTAATGATTCAATAAGATTTAAAAGTTTTTTAATCAGTTGAAAGTGTTTAACGGTTGAAAGATGTTGTAAACAATAAATTTTATTTAAAAGAACGTTAATGTCTAGTTCTATCAATAAATCCATAAATTCTATCAGTAAATCCATaatgaaaaacctaattattttaCCCAACCAGActttaaaaagataaaaaatttcTCATACAAAGAGTGTCTTTACTACCCTCTTTTAttactaagagcaactccaacagcttcaccatatcttgatttttctccattttagggaaaaatttaGCTGTtttactccaacagattccctataattatccctaaaatagagatagtaatgagagagaaaacaaaattccctatatttacagcaatctgcAAAATTTTAGGGAAtgatttaaggaagaattatggaatttgtaaaatagagaatctgttggagttagagcataaatttttttgaagattttaatttttgcttatctataatagagaaattatagagaagctgttggagatgctctaagtggCTCGGTAATGATTTGGTTCAAGTATTAGACCTTATTGGATGTTTGGATTGGTGTTTGGTCCTCATAAGTCATATCCAATCTTGTAATCATGATCATCGTCCTTTTAGGGTTGGCAATTATTTTCAATGCAATTGACACCTACAAGCGGCCAGACAATAAGTGACTTCTATTTATTCGCTAGAGTGTGGTATTTTATGAGAGagacttgcgtggggcagcTTTCCCCACGTGAATATAGGGCTGACCAATCAACCCCCAGCATGGGGGTCttttgggtattgcactttTAAAAAGCAGGGGCAGTTTCGAAACAAGGAAAAAAATTCTGATGTCTGATTGTCTTGCCCTATATCCACTTAGTGGGGAAGTCCCTACCTAAGAATTTTCCAGTGTTTTATTCGCATCACCTGTGTGCTTAGGAAAACTTCTTcaccgtttttttttattttttgaataactCTCTAGTTCACCTTTAGGAGAGCTCAAATTTAATTTGTTACGGAAGATATTTTTCTTGGGAAGTGTATGAATGACTTaaacttctttccttaaaaataaaattgaattaAACTCCTTTCCCGAAAATTCATATCGAATTAAATTCCTttccttaaaaataaaaatgtagtAATAAGTAATAACCCCACCATTAACTAATACAAGACTGGTTTTTTCCTTTATTCTGATCGGTTTACAGTTCTAGAGCTTAACAAAGAATAAATTTTTGCCTGATGGAGAATAAAGCGTGACAACAAATACATCATTCTCCAAAGCGAAAGCCAAAAAAGAGAATCTATGATTCCTCAAGGGCCCGCgtggtaaaaataaaaataaaaaaaatattcctTCAGCGGGAAGAGGAAAACGAAAGGTCGCGCCGAAAAAGGAAATAAATTCCTCGAAGACACACGTGTCGACATCCAAGTGGACGGTACATTCTAGAAGGCGTTGCTTGGGTCAAACTGTTGCCCACTTGGTGCAAGTATTTAATGGAAGCAACCAACCCAAAGTCCCCTGCTTTATTTTTGGGGCGTTTTCACATTCGTAGAGAAGAAGACATAGAGAGAGACTTTCCTCGTTGCTTCACGCTCAggtaccctctctctctctctctctctttctgaatTTCTTCGTCAATGTCACAATTCAAAACCTAATTCATTGGCTTCTTTCGGGAATTCGATTCCAATTTGGTTTCGTAATGCTCCAGCTTTCTCGGATTGTAGAACATTCCGAGTTGTTGGGGTCCTAGGATTGTCTGGAGGATTTTGGTTTGGAATTGGGGGTTTTGTATTTGATTTTGTTTGGATCCCGCTCGTATTGTCTATTCGTTTTTGGGTTCTGAAATTTGACGTTTTCGAAGGTAAATTCAGGATCTGAAGGGCTGGAATTGAGCACTTTCTCGGAATGCAGTTGCAATTATTGGTTGTGCTTTGCGTTATGATATGGCATAATGATGTGGGACTTAGTTTGGATGTTGTTTTAACAGAGAAAATGCTTTCTGAATagcaaatttttgtttttttgtgtttttgggtGCATATGCTACAAGTTCCATGAAGTTTGGAGCCTAGGATTGCCGCGTGTATTAAATTGTTTTTGGGTATAAGATTAGCTGATTAGATGATCTTGTAGGAATGGCGTTTGTGTACTTTGGATGATGAGAACTGATTTTTCCGAATTGGGAATTCTCTATGTCGTGTTTGGGATGATTGTTGTATTGCGATCCTTACTTACCCACAGTTCTGATCAATTTGGATTGTGATTtgaataggtactcttgattaGCATAACAACTGCTGCGTTCTTTTACTGAGTATTTTGATACTGAACTGTGGGACAGATGGCAGAGGTATGCATTATTACTATCTATCTGAGTGTTATTTACTTATCTTCCTTGCCCGGATATACTAATGGGGTGCATTGCAGTTTCTGAACTGATGCGTTTGAACTTTGTGCAGGAGGGTCATAGGGTTACTTTGAATGTATATGACCTAAGCCAAGGGCTAGCTAGACAGATGTCTATGGCATTCATAGGGAAGGCCATTGAGGGCATATGGTAagtgtgtttttttttcaatggaGCACTGCACAGGTGTGGAGTATGTTGTTTAGCAAGTCATGTGGAGGTT is a genomic window containing:
- the LOC133738639 gene encoding transcriptional corepressor LEUNIG_HOMOLOG-like isoform X1 — protein: MAQSNWEADKMLDVYIHDYLLKRKLTASANTFMTEGKVATDPVAIDAPGGFLFEWWSVFWDIFIARTNEKHSEAAASYIEAQQIKTREQQQLQMQQMQILQQRNAQLQRRDPNALNAINPEGVMGQPSASVLAMKMYEERMKHPHSMDAEASPGLTDANRIALLKSATNAQGQLTQSNSGNMSAALQQMQARNPLTTDIKSEVNLGTAQRSLPMDPSSIYGQAILQSKSGLGGAGLNQGVTGLPLKGWPLTGIDQLRPNLGVQVQKSNFQTQSQFLLPPQQQQVLAQAQAHAQNNLGNSTSYGDLDPRRFSGLPRSGMNAKDGPSAMQSSSPKIKMPQMQQSSSHSQQHDQLQQQPLQQNNRKRKQHSSSGPANSNNTGNTVGRSPGSPASTHTPGDGINTASSLQHVNNIPKSLMMYGPEGTGGLPSSSNLLEDMERFGDVGTLEDNVESFLSPDGGDGRDVYGTLKQSPSEPRKESSKGFTFGEVGCIRTRSSKVTCCHFSSDGKLLASAGHDKKVVLWNMDTLQTESTPEEHKLVITDVRFRPNSSQLATASVDKTVRLWDAANPNYCLQAYTGHSSPVMSLDFHPKKTDLFCFCDSDNEIRYWNVSPFSCTRISKGATAQVRFQPRVGQFLAAASDKIVSIFDVETDRQTHSFQGHSEMVNYICWDANGDFVASVSQSLVKIWSLASGQCIQELGSNGNQFHSCVFHPSYSTLLVIGGISSLELWNMAENKSMTIPAHENIISALTQSSETGMVASASHDSSVKLWK
- the LOC133738639 gene encoding transcriptional corepressor LEUNIG_HOMOLOG-like isoform X2, whose translation is MAQSNWEADKMLDVYIHDYLLKRKLTASANTFMTEGKVATDPVAIDAPGGFLFEWWSVFWDIFIARTNEKHSEAAASYIEQIKTREQQQLQMQQMQILQQRNAQLQRRDPNALNAINPEGVMGQPSASVLAMKMYEERMKHPHSMDAEASPGLTDANRIALLKSATNAQGQLTQSNSGNMSAALQQMQARNPLTTDIKSEVNLGTAQRSLPMDPSSIYGQAILQSKSGLGGAGLNQGVTGLPLKGWPLTGIDQLRPNLGVQVQKSNFQTQSQFLLPPQQQQVLAQAQAHAQNNLGNSTSYGDLDPRRFSGLPRSGMNAKDGPSAMQSSSPKIKMPQMQQSSSHSQQHDQLQQQPLQQNNRKRKQHSSSGPANSNNTGNTVGRSPGSPASTHTPGDGINTASSLQHVNNIPKSLMMYGPEGTGGLPSSSNLLEDMERFGDVGTLEDNVESFLSPDGGDGRDVYGTLKQSPSEPRKESSKGFTFGEVGCIRTRSSKVTCCHFSSDGKLLASAGHDKKVVLWNMDTLQTESTPEEHKLVITDVRFRPNSSQLATASVDKTVRLWDAANPNYCLQAYTGHSSPVMSLDFHPKKTDLFCFCDSDNEIRYWNVSPFSCTRISKGATAQVRFQPRVGQFLAAASDKIVSIFDVETDRQTHSFQGHSEMVNYICWDANGDFVASVSQSLVKIWSLASGQCIQELGSNGNQFHSCVFHPSYSTLLVIGGISSLELWNMAENKSMTIPAHENIISALTQSSETGMVASASHDSSVKLWK